In the Streptomyces sp. NBC_00525 genome, one interval contains:
- a CDS encoding NUDIX hydrolase — protein sequence MQWKIHGERPIYENSWVNLWLTDVETPDGNRWEHHVVKLRHLAVAAVVNERREVLMMWRHRFITDAWARELPMGLVEEGETPTDAAAREVLEETGWRPGPIKPLIYAEPANGITDSQHHVFRADGATYEGPPTEKNESDRIKWIPLADVRGMIDRREIVSSGSPVGLLHVLMDEAIR from the coding sequence ATGCAGTGGAAGATCCATGGGGAACGTCCGATCTACGAGAACAGCTGGGTAAACCTGTGGCTCACCGACGTCGAGACGCCGGACGGGAACCGCTGGGAGCACCACGTCGTCAAGCTCCGGCACCTGGCCGTGGCCGCCGTTGTCAACGAGCGGCGCGAGGTGCTCATGATGTGGCGGCACCGCTTCATCACGGATGCCTGGGCGCGGGAGCTGCCCATGGGGCTGGTCGAGGAGGGCGAGACGCCTACTGATGCAGCGGCCCGTGAGGTGCTGGAGGAGACCGGCTGGCGGCCCGGCCCGATCAAGCCGCTGATCTACGCCGAGCCGGCCAACGGCATCACCGACTCCCAGCACCACGTCTTCCGGGCCGACGGGGCGACGTACGAGGGTCCGCCGACCGAGAAGAACGAGTCGGACCGGATCAAGTGGATCCCGCTGGCCGACGTCCGGGGCATGATCGACCGCCGCGAGATCGTCAGCAGCGGCTCCCCGGTCGGACTGCTCCACGTCCTCATGGACGAAGCGATCCGCTGA
- a CDS encoding radical SAM protein produces the protein MQTATGMWGLDLGGCPAQGTVLVREPSLYRYCRASWEINLGCNFGCKHCYLGERPFSGLGWQDKVWLLDIMREAGVLWLQITGGEPTDPHFQGAYRYAWQAGMMLTISTNGSLLWRPDLLKLFQNCPPYRLVVSMYGASEEPFDTLTRINVVVTEDTPPRPTRWPPSPASGTSRTTRTRT, from the coding sequence GTGCAGACCGCCACCGGCATGTGGGGCCTGGACCTGGGCGGTTGCCCCGCGCAGGGCACCGTGCTGGTGCGCGAGCCGTCCTTGTATCGCTACTGCCGGGCCTCCTGGGAGATCAACCTCGGCTGCAACTTCGGCTGCAAGCACTGCTACCTCGGCGAGCGCCCCTTCTCCGGCCTCGGCTGGCAGGACAAGGTGTGGCTGCTCGACATCATGCGCGAGGCCGGCGTCCTCTGGCTCCAGATCACCGGCGGCGAACCCACGGACCCCCACTTCCAGGGCGCCTACCGGTACGCCTGGCAGGCCGGGATGATGCTCACCATCTCCACCAACGGCTCGCTGCTCTGGCGGCCGGACCTCCTCAAGCTCTTTCAAAACTGCCCACCTTACCGGCTGGTGGTCAGCATGTACGGGGCGAGTGAGGAGCCCTTCGACACGCTCACCCGGATCAACGTGGTGGTGACCGAGGACACGCCTCCGAGGCCGACGAGATGGCCGCCCTCGCCGGCGAGTGGAACGTCGAGAACCACGCGTACACGAACATGA